The Candidatus Deferrimicrobium sp. nucleotide sequence CGACGAGATCCACCCGGCCGGCCTCGTGATCCTCATCGCCGCGCTGGTCTCCGCCTTCCTCGCCCGGAAGGTCCTCTGCTCGTGGGTCTGCCCGGTCGGAGGGATCTCCCGCGCGCTGGAGTGGGTCGGGGAGAAGACGATCTGGAAGCACCGGAAGAAGGAGGTCCTGCTGCCGGCCTGGGCGGACAAGGCGCTCTCCGCGATCAAATACCTGCTCCTCGCCTTTTTCCTCTACGCCGTCGTCCTGACGATGGACGCGATGGCGATCATGAAGTTCCAGAAGGGGACGTACAACTACGCCGCGGACGCGAAGATGCTCCTGTTCTTCACGGAGATGACCGGCGTCACGGCGGTCACCCTCGCGATCCTCGCTCTGCTGTCGATCGTCGTGAAGAACTTCTGGTGCCGCTACCTGTGCCCGTACGGCGCGCTGCTCGGGCTGGTCAGCTGGATCTCCCCCCAGCGGGTCGTGCGGGACAAACAGACTTGCATCGACTGCAAGCTTTGCACCCGGGCGTGCCCGGTCGAGATCCGGGTCCACGAAAAGCCGTCCGTGTGGACGCCGGAGTGCACCGGCTGCATGTCGTGCGTGGCCGCGTGCCCCGTGGAAGATTGCCTCACGGTGACGCGGCGTGGAAAGGCGTCCTGGTCGCCGTACCTCATCCCGCTGGTCGGTCTCGGCACGATCTTCCTGTTCTGGGGCATGGCCCGCGTCACCGGCTACTGGCACAGCAACGTTCCCGTCGACCAACTCGCCGAAGCGTACCGTCATGCGGAAACCCTCCTCCACCCTTAGCGTCGTAAACTTCGATCGCGTTCCTTCCAAGTCCGTTCACTGACGTCACCGCCCGTT carries:
- a CDS encoding 4Fe-4S binding protein, encoding MKDHRWRNPYKALPTLRAVVQGAYVAFFLLIGYEFYLFYTRTVAGAAVTGRRPPAVEAFLPISALMSLKYFLLTGNFDEIHPAGLVILIAALVSAFLARKVLCSWVCPVGGISRALEWVGEKTIWKHRKKEVLLPAWADKALSAIKYLLLAFFLYAVVLTMDAMAIMKFQKGTYNYAADAKMLLFFTEMTGVTAVTLAILALLSIVVKNFWCRYLCPYGALLGLVSWISPQRVVRDKQTCIDCKLCTRACPVEIRVHEKPSVWTPECTGCMSCVAACPVEDCLTVTRRGKASWSPYLIPLVGLGTIFLFWGMARVTGYWHSNVPVDQLAEAYRHAETLLHP